From the Trifolium pratense cultivar HEN17-A07 linkage group LG4, ARS_RC_1.1, whole genome shotgun sequence genome, the window TTTTGCACTTGgaataagaaaatatattataatatataatatcttTGATATTATATTAATGGAGCATCTTAGTTTATTTCTTAGAGTAGTCGGTTTataattttatagtattttagcTTATTTCTtgcaattaatatttatattacttaatattattatgatttgtttaacttatttatttatttagggtTGAATTTGTGGATCCTTAAGAATTAATATTTAGTCTTTTATATCAAACTATTATCATGTCAACCTTTTATTATGTCTCTCGTCTAAAACCAATAAATTGACCACTATGGATTGCTCTTATAACTTCTACGGCAAACCAGATGAGTAAGATAGGccttaaaacaaataaaatcttCTTTGGTTTTACTTTTAGATGGCTTGTTTCATGGTACTTTTGTTTTCTGGCTGGATCTGGTGGGTTTCATGCATGCAGCTTTATGATGTCTTGTTGTGCCTCAGGTGTCAAAATTCCAGAATCATTAATAAAATTCAGTTTGAAGAGAGGTTTGCCTGCTAAAAAACGAGGAAAGAACAAAGAAACTATTGCAGTTGATCCAGTAGAGATggcaaaagaaaaatttaagatAGCTGTAAAAGCAGGATGTGATCTTGGATTCAAATGGCTTGCAAGGTTAGAGGAGGAAGAGAAGCGGTTACTCACCAAAGAATATTAAGACTAAATTAGGAAACGCAGTTTGTTGTCGCATCAGAACAATGAGTTAGCCTTTATAATGAAATTCCTTTAGAAGAAAATGTGAAAAATTAGATACATGAGATGTGGTCTAATGATTAAGAAGCACAGCTCCACGAATCATGATGCAAGTTAGATTCCTGCATTttccatttaactataatattATTGTAAAATGCCATATTAGAACTCTGATTTTGTGTAAGCAAAATCGAAATGAACAAACCACTATGCCATCAAtaatatactatatattttgTTGGGAAAATTTATATGTATATTAAAAAGATGGCCCTCCTGTAAAACAAAATATGGTTATGTTTATGAGACTATATGAATCCAAATTCATCTAAGTGGTTGGTTTTGGTCTGTTGGTTTGTAAAAATATCCAACCATGGATACCTCTAAGTTTATTTACAATGAAGCACGTCAGATTTCGGTATCAATTAGTTCATTATTTCAATCGTAACAATGAGAATGACCattaactattatatatgtCCTCAATTAACTATGATGAAATTCCTTCAACATAATAGTACAACAAGGAAGTAAAAGGAAACTGATAATTGATTAAAGTCCTCAATCTCAGAAAACATGCAGGGATGTTACAGGCAGTACTTGGGAACAAAATGATTATGAAGTGTCCCTTTGGAGTTTTACTTTGGCAGTCAAATGTTTCACACTGATGTGTTATAGAGCTTTCCGCTTTGTGTGGTCTGCCATAACTACAAAGCTCGAACCCTTCTCTCCCCCaaagtataaaattaattactataaATTGCAGCTCCACTACTTGcctaaaaagaagagaaaattgtAAGAAAGTCAAACCAAACAGAACAAGGACACACTCCTTGGAATAAGCAAATAATCAGTATACCTTATTTCTCGGCTTGGCTCAATGTCCCACCACAAACCATTGAAAATCAAGGCAAATTTTTGTTCTGGTTCATACTTAGTTACTTACCACTACTAAGAATCttagttaaaattaaaaacacttCATGATCCTACTGCCAAAATCCTTCTAAGgtgtttttatttgaaatatttttattttaaaaaataaataatagaagTATATTAAATAACATCATTGAGTAGGattaaaacttaattaattgaaatctttaatatttaagatagtggtttattttttaaatattttaataaaataaagtattaaattgtttttttggaAGAAAAGTAAACCTAGTATTCCAATGGTAAAGTTTGTCAACACTCATATCTCAATCTAGCAAGTAGATCATCCTCATTTGCAGTTAGAAAAAGAACCACTTTTTCTATCTTAGTCCAACATATGacaaaaacacaaaacacacttaaaagtaaattatttcaatttaaaGTTAAGTGTTAATAATCAGCTTCCAAATGCTGTAGTCTAAAATGGGTTCTCTTCAGTCCACATTTCTTTACTTGATTTTATTACATTCACTCAACAACATTGCTGCTTTTAAGGATCAAGAATGGAAGAAAGCCACTGCAACTTATGCCAAAGACACAGAGGGATCTCTCATTACAGGTACTTTACTTGCTCCTCCCTTGGTTCTTGTATATTTTTGGTTAAACCGTTTGGCATCACGTTGGATATGCCAGAATCTCATAAGCTAAAGAGTGTAGCTTTTGAAAATTCACGGTGGATCGTCGTGATGCTGACATATTCACCGTGATACTAAACACACACTAAAAAAGATTAGTAACTAGAAGAAATTCGGGTTCAAACTCTGGTCTCtccatataaaatgcaatattcCTACCGATTGAGCTATGCTTACGGGCAGGTTGTTGTATATATTATAGCACAAGAACAACATTAACAGTCTTGTTTTGTCAAATGTACATGGTTGTTGCTGTGCAGAAGGAGCTTGTGGTTATGGAGATCTACACAAGGCTAGCTATGGAAAACACAGTGTTGGATTAAGCACAATTTTGTTCAACAGAGGAAGTACATGTGGTGCTTGCTATGAGATAAGATGTGTTGATCATATTTTGTGGTGTGTGCTTGGAAGTCCTTCTGTAATTGTTACTGCAACTGATTTCTGTCCTCCTAATTATGGACTCTCAATTGATTATGGTGGCTGGTGTAACTTTCCAAGAGAACATTTTGAGTTGTCACAAACTGCATTTGCTGAAATTGCCAAGAGGAAAGCTGATATTATTCCGATTCAATATCGAAGGtagataattttttaaacactGTTTTTCGCTACAAAGCACAAACACATATACCTACACGTCGAcactaataatattttaaaaaaatgagataGTTCAATGTAATTACAAGTGTTAGTATTTATGAAGCACGAACTTCTCTATGATTAGACATATCGCAGTGTCTGACACGCATCTTTGTCCGAATCCGACATTCATatgacactcgtatgacacatGTCAGTTAGCTTATACAGGTGtccaaaaaaaacatttttttctttactccGACACTCTTTGGATCGATGTCCAACACCTGTAAGACATTtgtacgacacgtgtcggacaaatgccaaaaaaattattatttttgtttctacTCTTCTTAGATACAGACATATCCTTTGTATTTGTGCAAATGTGATGCAGAGTGAAGTGTGAAAGAAGTGGTGGCTTAAAATTCACAATGAGTGGAAGTTCTCATTTCTATCAAGTCCTAATAACTAATGTGGGGCAAGAAGGTGAAGTATTTGCTGTGAAAGTGAAGGGATCTAGAACAGGATGGATACCAATGGCAAGGAATTGGGGAATGAATTGGCATTGCAATGTTAACCTTCAACATCAGCCTTTATCTTTTGAGGTAACCAGCAGCACTGGAAAAACACTCACATCTTACAATGTAGCACCACAAAACTGGCAATTTGGACAGACATTTCAAGGAAAACAATTTTAGGCTTTTAATATGGTTACATTTAGGGATCTATATAGGATAAGCTACAAAGAATGATTCATGGAATTATGGTAGACCTTGAGTAAGTATATTTGTTCATGATTCATGATCAAAGAATGGTTCAAGTGTGATTGAAAATGATTATTATTAAAGAACattttgtaatataaattagttTGGGCCAATGCTATACAATATAATTTCTTACATTTCCACTAaccaaaaaacaatttttaccAATGAAGAGAGCTATCAAAAcactttttaactttttaacgTAATATTTCCGAtacactttcttttttttgttaaactttATACCACCAAATAATGTAGGTCACATAAATTTTGTGAGACCCgtgggtatatatatatatatataaaaatcacACAAGGAGTATAAACTCAAACAACATGAGCAAAAACTAAATGATAGATAGGAATTAGACATGTCTCCGATATACAACCAGTGTCACTTAAGATCACAACTCATATTTGTTAATACATGTGCACAAAAATTAGCTTCACAATACCAATGACAAACTTTTACttctcaattcaattcaaacagCTTTACATGTAATATTCTGAATTAAGTGTTGGCGCACAACATATTCAATTGTTTAATTTATCAAACTATTGGCTACCGATGACTTTATGTGAGATATTTAAGCCTTTATTGAACTTTCTCCTACCAATATGGTGGTCAATTTTAGTTTGAGTCAATAAAAGTATATTATTAAGTAATTTAGTCAAGCACACTAGGTGTTGTGTTTTGTGAATTTCACTTTTGATTTTGTGCGGAACTTAGCTATGGCTATACTTGGTGTCGCACCATGCTTATTCGGTTCGAATTGAATAAGAGGTGTCTAGCAAGGACAAGACAGTCGGGGTCGCCCCTGTGCTCTCATGTGTTGAATTGTACTATCTTAGGATCAACAAAAGATAAGAGGCGTTTAACAAGGACAAGACAATTGGCGTCGCTCATGTGCTGAATTGTACTATCTTAGGatcaacaaataaatatgaCGTATTTTTTGGGCTATTCATAAACCTTAATGCTCAAAAGTTCTAGCCCTAGAAAGAAAGGTTTGACAACCTCCATCACTTTCTCAACTCCATTCTTTCACCATTAGTTTTTGCTTTGAGTTTTCACTTAATGTTGTAATGGATATGTATGTATCTAAGCTCTTTGCCTCTATTTTTATCTTTGCTCATCATGAGCTAAAAATGTTGTTTTTGGGATATGTGAAATTCAATGATAATCTAGTTTTATGTGAGCATTTGTGGCATATTTTTTGTTATGCTTTTAcgctatattttttattcaaagtcTAGCCAACTTAGTATATATGAAATGTAAGTTTATTAAATTGAGACATTGTTTAAGAGCATAAAAGTGAAAAACttaattatcaaaaataaaataaaaagtgaaaaacttacattaaaaaaaattattttaacttttactACGAATTTTCGGgtgaatatttttatattaagttttttaataTGTGTCTTAAGACACACCTTAACTTtcttgttaaaattttaaactagaaaaaaaatgacaattttgagaaaacaaaaataaaataacatttgtaaaaaaaaataaaaaaaaaatagcattagCTCTTTGAGTGACACGTAAACCAAATTAATTAAAGAGGTGGAAGAAAATGACTTACACGTAAgtcaaaatcagaatcaaaatGGCAACGCcacacttcttcttcttcttcttcttcttcttcttcacttaTCTCTCTGCGCCTTCTTCTTTCTACACTTCTCAGCCATGTCAGATCGTTTCTTTCCAAATCCGATGCCCGAATTCATACCCGAAACAACCCCATCAACTCAACAAGAACTCCAAGAATCCCTCACCGTCACAACCGGTGACTCACTCCACAAGCTTCTCGCCATGCCACATATTCCACTCTCCGAGCGTCTCAAACGCGCTTCCTTAGACCTCAAAGAAACCGTACCCTATTATCAATCTTCTCTTTCTCATTTCACTTTTTCTCATATAATATAACACACTACTCATGTTTGTGTTTTTGTGTCAGTCAGATAGTGATGGAAACTTGGGGCATAACTGGTCAACGTGTTACTGATTTCACTCTCTATTGTGGTCTTCTTGGCACTGCTTTTCTACTCTTCAAATCTTACCACGTAACTCGCAATACCAATGATCTAACTCTTTGTTCTCAGATTATTAAGTCTTGTGATGCTGCTTCTCTTTTTTCTAGGTTCTGTATTTCACTACCCcttcaatttgttttgtttttctctggTGGGTCTATGTAAAGTTTCAATCTTTGAATTATTATTGGGTTGTTTGCAGAGATGTGACCTTTATTTGTGGCCGTGCTGGTGTTTGTGCTCTTGGAGCTGTGGCTGCAAAACATGCTGGTGATGATGAGTCTTTGAGGTACTACTTGACCCAGTTCCTAAAGGTATGattgtttatttttgtttcgaGCTATTTTGTAGCAATGTAGCTTTGACACTTAACTAGTTTATAGGGGAGGGGAAGGCTAGCTCAATTGGTCGAGCTGTTAAGGAATTGGAGGTCCAGTATTCAAGTCCTAGCGAGTTGTcattcaagaaagaaaaaaaaaacttaactagTTTACATTCAATTACTTGTATTTTCTTACTAGTGTCAGTGTGGTGTCCAGTGTATGTGTAGGTGTTTGATAGCTTTGTTATGGATTTTGGGTTGAAATATGTAAGCGGTAAATTGGTAATCTACATCCCAAGACTAGAGTACCAAATCATAACTTTAGTTTACCAactaatcatatatataattaaaataattacacatgatgATAGACAAAGGGGAAATAAGTTGTGCCGCTAACCTTTTCTGTATGGCAAAACCAAtctgttggaacatgatgagaaTTTGGAAGGAACTTGGTAtctgaaataaacacaagtattGGAACCATGcatagtgtgaattgaaaaaagactctttgagtcccacattggaaagatcacactacttggtagtgtttatataccactaagtggcaaccaagggtgtgcccttggggtacccacttttgtaagaaagggagaccacacacaatgctgaatatcacacacgcgcgcgcgccgccgccgccgtccgtccgaccggccggctcgggccgggccgggcttgggcttgggcttgggtctaggtgatatattaatttttaataagaaaaagaaaaatttattttttctttaa encodes:
- the LOC123923259 gene encoding expansin-A20, with the translated sequence MGSLQSTFLYLILLHSLNNIAAFKDQEWKKATATYAKDTEGSLITEGACGYGDLHKASYGKHSVGLSTILFNRGSTCGACYEIRCVDHILWCVLGSPSVIVTATDFCPPNYGLSIDYGGWCNFPREHFELSQTAFAEIAKRKADIIPIQYRRVKCERSGGLKFTMSGSSHFYQVLITNVGQEGEVFAVKVKGSRTGWIPMARNWGMNWHCNVNLQHQPLSFEVTSSTGKTLTSYNVAPQNWQFGQTFQGKQF